The Palleronia sp. THAF1 genome contains the following window.
AGCCTGGCCTCGCGCGTGGGCACCGGCAACCTCGCTGGTGTGGCGGTCGCGATCTATCTTGGCGGACCTGGTGCAATCTTCTGGATGTGGATGGTGGCCCTCGTAGGCATGGCGACGGCCTATGCCGAATCCTCGCTCGCCCAGCTTTACAAGACGCGCAACGCGGAAGAGCAGTATCGCGGCGGCCCCGCCTTCTACATGCACAAGGGCGTTGGATCGAAGGCCATGGGCTACGCCTTCTCCGTGGCGCTGATCCTGTCGTTCGGTCTGATCTTCTCTGCCGTGCAGGCCAATTCGATCTCGGTCGCCCTGGAAACCGCGTTCGAGGTGCCGCGCATCGTCACCGGCCTGATCGTGGCGGGCCTTGCGGGCGTCGTGATCTTTGGAGGCATCAAGTCTATCGCTCGTGTGGCCGAGAAAGTCGTGCCCGCCATGGCAGGCCTTTACATCCTCGTGGCGCTGTATGTGGTCGTGGTGAACATCACGGAAGTGCCCGGCGTGCTTGGCATGATCGTCGCCAACGCTTTCGGTTTCGAAGAGGCAGCAGGCGGTTTCGCGGGCGGCATAATGGTGGCCCTGCTGAATGGCGTGAAGCGCGGCCTCTTCTCGAACGAGGCTGGCATGGGCTCGGCGCCGAACATCGCCGCCGTTGCCGTTCCCGAACCTCACCACCCCTCGTCGCAGGGTCTTGTCCAGGGGCTTGGTGTCTTTATCGACACGCTTGTGATCTGTACTGCCACCGCGTTGATGATCCTGCTGTCGGGCGTCGTGGACTACTCGGAAGGCGCGCCCACCGGCATGGCCCTGACGCAGATCGCGCTGGACAGCCACATCGGCGCATTCGGTCCGTGGTTCGTTGGTCTGGCGATCTTCTTCTTCGCCTTCACCTCGATCCTCGGCAACTACTCCTATGCCGAAAACGCGATGGAGTTCCTGGGGTTGGGCAATAGGACGGCATTGTTGATCCTGAAGGCCATCGTGATTGCGATGGTGCTGTGGGGGTCGTTGCAAGCCGTGACGACGGTGTTCAACTTCGCCGACGCTTCCATGGCGGTGATGGCGACGATTAACCTCGTCGCGATCCTGATCCTCTCGAAGACGGTATTCAAACTGACCAAGGACTACTTTGGACAGCGTAAGTCCGGTCAGGAACCGATCTTCCGGGCATCAGAATACCCGGAACTCGGCGACGGCATCGACCGGACCATCTGGAACCGCGACGTGGCCGCCGAACGCGAATGACGCGACCCGGGGCCGGTCACATCGGCATGATCGGCCCCGAGACCTCTATGGACCGGCGCAGCTCTGGCTGCGCCGCGATCCGCTGCCAATAGCCTTGCACGACAGGCCAATCTTCCAGCTCTCCTGCCATATTCAGCATCGCCAGCTGATACATGATCTGCATGTCCGCCAGGCACAGCCGCTCTCCCATCAGCCAGTCGCGCCCTTCAAGCGTGTCCGACAGATAAGCCAGATGCGGTCGGATGGCGGCCCGATCATCGTCCGAAAGCGGTCGCCCTTTCAGCCTGTGCCAGAAGAACGGCCCCACCAGCCGCGCCAGCGTGCCTTCCGCGTAGTCCAGCCACTCATCGTGCCGTGCCTGCATCCGCGCGTCGCCTTCGGGCAGGAACCGCCCGTCTCCGTGGACGCGCTGCACATATCGCAGGATCGCCGCGCTCTCGGCCAATACGAAATCGTCATCCACCAACACCGGAGCCTTGCCCAAGGGATGCACCTGCGCCAACGCATCCGGCGCCTTGTAGGCCCCCGTCCGCTCGTAGCGCACCACCTTGTAAGGCACCTTCAGCGCCTCAAGCAGCCAGATCACCCGATGTGCCCGCGAAAAGGCAAGGCTATGAACAACGATCATCGCATCTCTCCCTCGATCCGACGCGCCATGTAGCTCCTTCACCGTTCCGGCAAATACCTCCCCCGGAGGGTCGGCCCGCAACACGTCTTTCCGCCGGGCCAAAGCGGTGCTAGTGCGCGGCCATGCTGCGCCTTACAAACATATCCTATTCCGTCGCGGGCCGCCCGCTGCTTGAAAACGCCTCTGCCGACATCCCGGCGGGCCACAAGGTCGGCGTGGTCGGACGCAACGGCACCGGCAAAACGACCCTCTTCCGCCTGATCCGGGGCGAGCTGGCGCTGGAAGGCGGCACTGTGGAAATCCCCAAGCAGGCCGTCATCGGCGGCGTCCGGCAGGAAGTCCCATCGTCCGAGACCTCGCTGCTCGACACGGTGCTGGCCGCCGACACCGAGCGTGCGTCGCTGATGGCAGAGTCGGAAACCGCCACCGACCCCAACCGAATCGCCGAGATCCAGACCCGTCTGGCCGACACCGACGCCTGGTCGGGAGAGGCCCGCGCCACACGGCTTCTGCGCGGCCTTGGCTTCACGCAGGACGAAACGTTGCAGCCCTGTTCCGCCTTCTCTGGCGGTTGGCGGATGCGCGTGGCCTTGGCTGGCGTGCTCTTCGCCGCGCCCGATATTCTGCTTCTGGACGAGCCGACCAACTACCTCGACCTCGAAGGGGCGCTCTGGCTAGAGGCTTATCTGGCCAACTACCCGAACACCGTCATCGTGATCAGCCACGACCGGGGCCTGCTGAACCGCTCTGTCGGGCATATCCTGCACCTCGAAGACAAGAAGCTGACGCTCTACGGCGGCAATTACGACACCTTCGCGCGCACCCGGTCCGCGCGTCTGGCGGCAGCGGAATCGCAGATCGCCAAGCAAGACGCCCGCCGCGCCCACCTGCAATCTTTCGTGGACCGCTTTCGCGCCAAGGCAACGAAGGCCAAGCAGGCCCAATCCCGCC
Protein-coding sequences here:
- a CDS encoding alanine/glycine:cation symporter family protein, translating into MTAIVDFLNTVLWGYVLVYGLLAVGIFFTWRTGFVQFRHFGEFFRVIASSRSTSSSGISPFQALTISLASRVGTGNLAGVAVAIYLGGPGAIFWMWMVALVGMATAYAESSLAQLYKTRNAEEQYRGGPAFYMHKGVGSKAMGYAFSVALILSFGLIFSAVQANSISVALETAFEVPRIVTGLIVAGLAGVVIFGGIKSIARVAEKVVPAMAGLYILVALYVVVVNITEVPGVLGMIVANAFGFEEAAGGFAGGIMVALLNGVKRGLFSNEAGMGSAPNIAAVAVPEPHHPSSQGLVQGLGVFIDTLVICTATALMILLSGVVDYSEGAPTGMALTQIALDSHIGAFGPWFVGLAIFFFAFTSILGNYSYAENAMEFLGLGNRTALLILKAIVIAMVLWGSLQAVTTVFNFADASMAVMATINLVAILILSKTVFKLTKDYFGQRKSGQEPIFRASEYPELGDGIDRTIWNRDVAAERE
- a CDS encoding glutathione S-transferase family protein: MIVVHSLAFSRAHRVIWLLEALKVPYKVVRYERTGAYKAPDALAQVHPLGKAPVLVDDDFVLAESAAILRYVQRVHGDGRFLPEGDARMQARHDEWLDYAEGTLARLVGPFFWHRLKGRPLSDDDRAAIRPHLAYLSDTLEGRDWLMGERLCLADMQIMYQLAMLNMAGELEDWPVVQGYWQRIAAQPELRRSIEVSGPIMPM